Proteins encoded together in one Lathyrus oleraceus cultivar Zhongwan6 chromosome 5, CAAS_Psat_ZW6_1.0, whole genome shotgun sequence window:
- the LOC127083044 gene encoding trans-Golgi network-localized SYP41-interacting protein 1 isoform X3, whose translation MSENNHVAEQDSDSDPHLRTQSNGDAESTIDTYQDQQVTHVDLKDEVLEEPEDGISTDTAKEDMFEDCPDELITLDGRIKEEEAVADEHEDEKEEESPILHQQESRFVEFDNGAAGELEQLRIKLENAVAEKESVVEEYQELLSARDREIENLNAKVSELVLSNESLQVSSQAQFEKDGNIDVVVDKMIYSLATVVNRERVSDNSRSGKIFYIEESTALLIEKYNQFLSEIYQLGQSFSEVGLGTIANEYGNILVDARGGLLELKRKEEELVQKLSHLEDENHKLVEELDKEKVIIGTLTTQLGNVKVELEQEKVKCANTKEKLSMAVTKGKALVQQRDSLKASLAGKSSELEKCLIELQEKSASLEAAELTKEELARTENMVASLNNSLQQNHTIFEQVEEILSHAELDQPEMLDLPERLRWLVDDRNKLKGTFLELRKLKDSLSLLDLPESVSSSDLESQMNWFIDSFRKAHNNIYALHEEVSTIKEASINHIDQMSISLLVDSQEKDYLQAELADMRFEYGELVGKNHQISLEKDQIVKMLIDFSGLNMNDEGIDQFSSTTLMIIDLCFQKLKGQSGSLSKASHIDSALFEKIQSLLYVRDQSLMLYEDILEEDFLIRSDVNKLSNELKVVSEEVIALKEERRSLLKDLERSEEIQSLLYVRDQSLTLYEDILEEDLLIRSDVNKLSNELKMVSEEVIALKEERNSLLKDLERSEEKTGMLRDKLSMAVKKGKGLVQDRDNLKGLINEKNSEIEQLKVDLQKHESAVSEYKDEIKRLSSDLESIPKLENDLLEIKKERTRFEQFLMESNNMLQRVMECIDGIVLPVDPVFGEPIEKVKWLAGFVNDCQDAKVHVEQQLQLVKEEASILEVKLAEAQETVNSLEQRLSSSEDTVSQLAEEKTELEREGEKVVEELQSVKEKVAEARSTNKLLEDALSQAEKDISVLSEEKEQAQVSRVAAETELERFRDEAVRQTGELAEASRTIKDLEVELSQVESKVNLLTEKYNADQVVKTDLENELKKLQDEAANDASKSVAAETELERVRAEAVRQTGELAEAIKTIKDLEVELSQVESKVDILTEKYNADQVVKTDLENELKKLQDEAANNASKSVAAETELERVRAEAVRQTGELAEAIKTIKDLEVELSQVESKVDILTEKYNADQVVKTDLENELKKLQDEAADNASNSVGSSAPIRSLEDELLKARDDISTLENANEIAKQEISSLSSKLSSYMVDLSGKNGCLGTKSLALLTSFNYLQVLIRDDTLFLKIKQCFERKCETLKKVDLTVNKVNNYLTLAAKDSEGHLEMEEDPPVRKSFTGSLENFEVEMDKGETNGITMETIISSIGKIADELTLRSKHIADAFDEYSDSIDEFLSPLPGKLLETESNIMAIVEHMKIMKEEANSVAKLNEEKDNIIATLENDISLLLSSCTDSTSELQNEVDQNLGQLGSTFEDEKFNHEADEQVEHHRNSKYADASRKLINASGKVQTLIRQFKLKSEQVDTTVRDLQAKLNETTVAFELATEEKDFNKNRVLQLESDIQSLEIACSELKDKVEGYHVLEEKLKEKEEEISSMHSALVAKEEESSILSASQLKDIFDKLDRIDIPIVESGDDLELHTSDPVKKLSYIIDSVTRLHHEINSLSHDKKEMQTILDTKVLEINDLEEEVKQLNRHCEDSKMVKSELFELTSVLEKIIDILGANDDWVVDRKSKGVRELLPALEKHIIAIISESENSKSKAQELGIKLVGSQKVIDELTTKIKLLEDSIQDRNSQPEIVQERSIYEAPLLPASSEITEVEEGSRGKKALSPVPPAAHSRVMRKGSTEHLALDISVESDHLINSTDTDDDKGHVFKSLNTSGFVPKQGKLIADRIDGIWVSGSGVLMSRPRARLGLIGYLLIMHIWLLGTVL comes from the exons ATGTCTGAGAATAATCACGTAGCAGAGCAAGATTCGGATTCGGATCCTCATTTGAGAACCCAATCAAATGGGGATGCGGAATCAACCATTGATACTTATCAAGATCAG CAGGTAACTCATGTTGATCTCAAAGATGAAGTTTTGGAAGAACCTGAAGATGGAATATCCACAGATACTGCCAAAGAGGACATGTTTGAAGATTGCCCTGACGAGCTAATTACGCTCGATGGTAGGATAAAGGAAGAAGAAGCTGTAGCTGATGAACATGAAGATGAGAAGGAAGAGGAAAGTCCAATTCTTCATCAACAAGAGAGTCGTTTTGTTGAATTTGACAATGGTGCAGCGGGGGAGCTGGAACAGCTGCGTATAAAGTTGGAGAATGCTGTTGCTGAGAAAGAAAGTGTTGTGGAGGAATACCAG GAACTTTTATCTGCGAGGGACCGTGAGATAGAGAATCTAAATGCGAAGGTTTCTGAATTAGTGCTATCCAATGAGAGCTTGCAAGTTTCGTCACAAGCTCAGTTTGAAAAAGATGGTAATATTGATGTTGTGGTGGATAAGATGATATATTCTCTTGCAACTGTTGTTAATCGAGAGCGAGTATCGGATAATTCTAGAAGTGGGAAAATATTTTATATCGAGGAAAGTACTGCACTTCTGATTGAAAAGTATAATCAGTTTCTTTCTGAAATTTATCAACTCGGACAGTCGTTTTCTGAAGTTGGCTTGGGTACTATAGCGAATGAATATGGGAACATACTTGTTGATGCTCGGGGTGGGTTGCTAGAGCTCAAGAGAAAGGAAGAAGAATTGGTTCAAAAACTGTCTCATTTAGAAGATGAAAATCACAAGCTGGTTGAAGAGCTTGACAAGGAAAAGGTGATAATAGGGACATTGACTACTCAGCTTGGAAATGTAAAGGTAGAACTAGAGCAGGAAAAGGTTAAATGTGCTAATACCAAAGAAAAGCTTAGTATGGCTGTGACAAAAGGAAAGGCCTTGGTCCAGCAGCGAGATTCACTAAAGGCATCGCTGGCTGGTAAATCCAGTGAGCTTGAGAAATGTCTAATTGAACTGCAGGAGAAATCAGCTTCACTAGAAGCTGCTGAACTTACTAAAGAAGAGTTGGCCCGGACTGAAAATATGGTTGCATCCCTGAATAATTCATTACAGCAAAATCATACAATTTTTGAGCAAGTAGAAGAAATCTTGTCTCATGCCGAACTTGATCAGCCTGAAATGCTTGATTTGCCAGAGAGACTAAGATGGCTTGTGGATGACAGAAATAAACTTAAGGGCACCTTCTTGGAACTACGCAAATTGAAGGATTCTCTATCTCTATTAGACCTACCAGAGTCTGTTTCATCATCTGATCTGGAATCACAAATGAACTGGTTTATAGATTCTTTTCGTAAGGCCCACAATAATATTTATGCTCTACATGAAGAAGTTTCTACAATCAAGGAAGCATCCATAAATCATATTGATCAGATGAGTATTTCACTTTTGGTGGACTCACAAGAAAAAGATTACCTTCAGGCTGAATTAGCAGATATGAGGTTTGAATATGGAGAGCTTGTTGGCAAGAACCATCAGATTTCTTTGGAGAAGGATCAGATAGTGAAAATGTTAATTGATTTTTCCGGTCTAAACATGAATGATGAAGGAATTGATCAATTCTCTTCCACCACTTTGATGATCATTGACTTatgttttcaaaaattgaaaggaCAGAGTGGTTCTCTCTCCAAAGCATCTCATATTGATTCCGCATTGTTTGAAAAGATTCAAAGTCTCCTGTATGTCAGGGATCAGAGCTTAATGCTGTACGAAGACATACTTGAAGAAGATTTTCTAATTAGATCTGATGTGAATAAGCTGTCAAACGAGTTAAAAGTGGTATCTGAGGAAGTTATAGCACTGAAAGAAGAAAGGCGTTCTCTGCTGAAAGATCTTGAACGATCAGAGGAAATTCAAAGTCTCCTGTATGTCAGGGATCAGAGCTTAACGCTGTATGAAGACATACTTGAAGAAGATTTGCTAATTAGATCTGATGTGAATAAGCTGTCAAATGAGTTAAAAATGGTATCTGAGGAAGTTATAGCACTGAAAGAAGAAAGGAATTCTCTGCTGAAAGATCTTGAACGATCAGAGGAAAAGACTGGCATGCTTAGGGACAAGTTGTCCATGGCAGTTAAGAAAGGAAAGGGATTAGTTCAAGATAGGGACAATCTAAAAGGTCTTATAAATGAAAAGAACTCAGAGATTGAGCAGTTGAAGGTTGATTTGCAGAAGCATGAATCTGCAGTTTCTGAATACAAGGATGAGATCAAGAGATTGTCCAGTGATTTGGAAAGCATTCCTAAACTAGAGAATGATCTTCTCGAAATAAAAAAGGAAAGGACTCGGTTTGAACAGTTTTTGATGGAGAGCAATAACATGTTGCAGAGAGTGATGGAATGCATTGATGGCATCGTTCTTCCAGTTGATCCAGTTTTTGGCGAACCTATAGAAAAGGTGAAGTGGCTTGCTGGTTTTGTCAATGATTGCCAAGATGCTAAGGTGCATGTAGAGCAACAGTTGCAGTTAGTTAAGGAGGAAGCCAGTATACTTGAAGTTAAATTGGCAGAAGCCCAAGAAACTGTGAACTCCCTTGAGCAAAGATTATCTTCTTCAGAGGATACTGTTTCTCAACTTGCTGAAGAAAAGACAGAGTTAGAACGCGAGGGAGAAAAAGTTGTGGAAGAGTTGCAGAGTGTTAAAGAAAAAGTTGCTGAAGCTCGCAGTACTAATAAGCTACTTGAAGATGCTTTATCACAGGCAGAAAAAGATATTTCTGTGCTTTCTGAAGAGAAAGAGCAGGCTCAAGTATCTAGAGTTGCTGCAGAGACAGAGTTAGAGAGATTTAGAGACGAAGCAGTCAGGCAGACAGGAGAACTAGCAGAGGCCAGCAGAACAATAAAGGATCTAGAAGTTGAACTATCTCAGGTTGAGAGTAAGGTCAATTTGTTGACTGAAAAGTATAATGCTGATCAAGTTGTCAAGACTGATCTGGAAAATGAATTGAAGAAGCTGCAAGATGAAGCAGCAAATGATGCTAGCAAATCAGTTGCTGCAGAGACAGAGTTAGAGAGAGTTAGAGCTGAAGCAGTCAGGCAGACAGGAGAACTAGCAGAGGCCATCAAAACCATAAAGGATCTAGAAGTTGAACTATCTCAG GTTGAGAGTAAGGTCGATATTTTGACTGAAAAGTATAATGCTGATCAAGTTGTCAAGACTGATCTGGAAAATGAATTGAAGAAGCTGCAAGATGAAGCAGCAAATAATGCTAGCAAATCAGTTGCTGCAGAGACAGAGTTAGAGAGAGTTAGAGCTGAAGCAGTCAGGCAGACAGGAGAACTAGCAGAGGCCATCAAAACCATAAAGGATCTAGAAGTTGAACTATCTCAGGTTGAGAGTAAGGTCGATATTTTGACTGAAAAGTATAATGCTGATCAAGTCGTCAAGACTGATTTGGAAAATGAATTGAAGAAGCTGCAAGATGAAGCAGCAGATAATGCTAGCAATTCAGTAGGTTCCTCTGCACCTATAAGATCACTGGAAGATGAATTGTTGAAGGCTCGAGATGATATTTCTACCCTAGAAAATGCAAATGAAATTGCCAAACAGGAAATATCTTCGCTCAGTTCAAAGTTAAGTTCATACATGGTTGACTTATCAGGAAAGAATGGCTGCTTAGGTACCAAATCCCTAGCGCTCCTTACATCCTTTAATTATCTTCAAGTGCTTATTAGAGATGATACTCTATTTCTCAAGATAAAACAATGCTTTGAGAGGAAATGTGAGACCTTGAAGAAAGTGGATCTCACTGTGAACAAAGTAAATAACTATCTTACCCTGGCTGCTAAGGATTCCGAAGGGCACCTCGAGATGGAG GAAGATCCACCCGTAAGAAAATCATTTACTGGCAGCCTTGAAAATTTTGAAGTTGAAATGGACAAAGGAGAGACTAATGGCATTACTATGGAGACCATAATCTCATCAATTGGAAAAATTGCAGACGAATTAACGTTGAGAAGCAAACATATTGCAGATGCGTTTGATGAATATTCGGATTCTATTGATGAATTTCTTTCTCCTCTCCCTGGAAAACTACTGGAAACCGAGTCAAATATAATGGCTATTGTTGAGCACATGAAAATTATGAAAGAAGAGGCAAATAGCGTGGCAAAGTTGAACGAAGAAAAGGATAATATTATCGCCACTTTAGAGAATGATATCAGTTTATTGCTGTCGTCATGCACTGATTCTACCAGTGAACTTCAGAATGAAGTTGACCAAAATCTTGGGCAACTTGGCTCCACTTTTGAGGATGAGAAGTTCAACCATGAAGCAGATGAACAAGTAGAACATCATAGAAACAGTAAATATGCAGATGCATCAAGAAAGTTGATAAATGCTTCTGGAAAAGTTCAAACTTTGATTAGACAGTTCAAATTGAAAAGTGAGCAAGTAGATACAACAGTTAGAGATTTGCAGGCCAAATTAAATGAAACAACAGTTGCTTTTGAATTGGCTACAGAGGAGAAAGACTTCAATAAGAACAGAGTTTTGCAGTTGGAGTCTGATATTCAATCACTCGAAATTGCTTGCAGTGAGCTTAAGGATAAGGTAGAAGGTTATCACGTCCTAGAAGAAAAATTAAAGGAGAAAGAGGAAGAGATTTCATCAATGCACAGTGCTTTGGTGGCAAAAGAAGAAG AAAGCTCCATCCTCTCGGCATCTCAGTTAAAAGATATCTTTGACAAGTTAGATAGGATCGATATTCCTATTGTAGAGTCTGGAGACGATTTGGAGCTACATACTTCAGACCCTGTGAAGAAGCTCTCTTATATTATTGATAGTGTTACTAGGTTGCATCATGAAATAAATTCTCTGTCTCATGATAAAAAAGAGATGCAAACAATCCTTGATACTAAGGTTCTTGAAATTAATGATTTAGAGGAGGAAGTCAAACAACTCAATAGACACTGTGAAGACTCAAAAATGGTTAAAAGCGAACTTTTTGAACTAACCTCTGTCTTGGAAAAAATTATAGATATTTTGGGAGCCAACGACGACTGGGTTGTAGATAGAAAATCTAAAGGTGTTAGAGAATTATTGCCAGCGTTGGAAAAGCATATCATTGCCATTATTTCGGAATCTGAAAATTCAAAATCTAAGGCCCAGGAACTTGGTATTAAATTAGTTGGAAGTCAGAAGGTTATTGATGAGTTAACGACCAAGATTAAGTTACTTGAAGATTCAATTCAAGATAGGAACTCTCAGCCAGAAATCGTCCAGGAAAGGAGCATATATGAAGCACCCTTATTACCTGCTAGCTCCGAGATAACTGAAGTTGAAGAG GGATCTCGTGGCAAGAAAGCATTATCTCCTGTCCCACCGGCTGCTCACTCACGTGTTATGAGAAAAGGATCTACTGAACATCTTGCACTTGATATTAGTGTGGAGTCTGATCATTTAATCAACAGTACTGATACTGACGACGATAAAG GTCATGTATTCAAGTCTCTGAACACTTCTGGATTCGTACCGAAACAAGGAAAGCTCATTGCCGATCGTATTGACGGAATATG GGTATCTGGTAGCGGTGTTCTCATGAGTCGGCCGAGAGCAAGATTAGGACTCATCGGCTATCTGCTAATCATGCATATATGGCTACTGGGGACAGTATTGTAG